From the Paenibacillus sp. FSL H8-0548 genome, one window contains:
- a CDS encoding ABC transporter ATP-binding protein, with amino-acid sequence MGKLVAYCRPYVPLIIVALLLSVVGTLFTIVGPSKLQEMTDHITVGLMGKIDMDAVFGIGILLSVLYGLSVIFSFFQGYIMATVTQKVSKSLRTRISKKINKLPLKYFDSTSNGDVLSRVTNDIDTIGQTMNQSVGMLVTSVTMLVGSLFMMFYTNVWMTLTAIISTFLGFGFMTIMIKKSQTHFVHQQANLGALNGHVEEIFSGYDVVKVYNGERKAKETFNEINDKLYESSWKSQFLSGLTMPLMMFVGNFGYVAVCIVGGALAMDGQISFGVIVAFMLYVRLFTQPLGQIAQAATSLQSTAAAAARVFEFLEEKELEDESHKSKVLKDVKGQVEFRNVSFGYDPDKLIINDFSARALPGQKIAIVGPTGAGKTTIVNLLMRFYELNGGEIVIDGVPIHELPRENVHEQFCMVLQDTWLFEGTIKENIVFNKQGVTDAEVKDVSKAVGIDHFIRTLLHGYDTVLNEQVNLSAGQKQLITIARALIANAPLLILDEATSSVDTRTELLIQEAMDRLMVGRTSFVIAHRLSTIKNADIILVMKDGDIIESGNHKELLAANGFYADLYNSQFETAEAAL; translated from the coding sequence ATGGGCAAGCTCGTCGCGTATTGCAGGCCATATGTACCTCTTATTATCGTGGCCCTGCTGCTGTCCGTCGTCGGCACCCTATTTACGATTGTCGGGCCAAGCAAGCTGCAGGAAATGACGGATCACATTACCGTAGGGCTAATGGGCAAAATCGACATGGACGCGGTTTTTGGCATCGGTATACTGCTTTCCGTCCTATACGGTTTAAGCGTCATCTTCTCCTTCTTCCAAGGCTACATTATGGCTACGGTAACGCAGAAGGTATCGAAAAGCTTGCGCACGCGCATCTCGAAGAAGATTAACAAGCTTCCATTGAAATATTTTGATTCCACAAGCAATGGCGATGTACTGAGCCGTGTCACCAATGACATCGATACGATCGGACAGACGATGAATCAGAGTGTCGGGATGCTTGTAACTTCCGTCACCATGCTTGTGGGCTCATTGTTCATGATGTTCTATACCAATGTATGGATGACGTTGACGGCGATTATTTCGACGTTTCTAGGATTTGGCTTTATGACCATAATGATCAAAAAATCGCAAACGCATTTCGTTCACCAGCAGGCGAACCTAGGTGCATTGAATGGTCATGTCGAGGAAATATTCTCAGGTTACGATGTCGTTAAGGTTTATAATGGAGAGCGGAAAGCGAAGGAAACCTTTAACGAAATCAACGATAAATTGTATGAAAGCTCATGGAAGTCGCAATTTTTATCCGGCTTGACGATGCCGCTCATGATGTTCGTCGGCAACTTCGGCTACGTGGCGGTATGTATTGTCGGCGGAGCATTAGCAATGGATGGTCAAATTTCGTTTGGTGTTATCGTTGCTTTCATGCTCTATGTCCGGCTGTTCACTCAGCCCCTTGGGCAAATTGCGCAGGCCGCGACAAGTCTGCAATCGACTGCAGCTGCAGCCGCACGCGTTTTTGAATTTTTGGAAGAGAAGGAGCTTGAGGACGAGAGCCATAAATCGAAGGTGCTTAAGGACGTTAAGGGTCAGGTAGAGTTCCGGAACGTTTCCTTCGGATATGATCCGGATAAGCTTATCATTAACGATTTCTCAGCCCGCGCCTTACCAGGCCAGAAGATCGCTATCGTTGGTCCGACAGGGGCGGGGAAGACAACTATCGTTAATTTGCTAATGCGGTTTTATGAGCTGAACGGCGGGGAAATTGTCATCGATGGTGTACCGATCCATGAGCTTCCTCGGGAAAATGTTCATGAGCAGTTTTGTATGGTGCTTCAGGACACGTGGTTATTCGAGGGCACAATCAAAGAAAATATCGTCTTCAATAAGCAGGGCGTTACCGATGCTGAAGTGAAGGACGTCTCTAAGGCCGTCGGCATTGATCATTTTATCAGAACCTTGCTTCATGGCTACGACACGGTACTGAACGAGCAAGTGAACCTTTCCGCAGGTCAGAAGCAGCTCATTACGATTGCAAGAGCGCTTATTGCAAACGCCCCGCTGCTCATCCTCGACGAGGCGACGAGCTCCGTCGATACGAGAACAGAGCTTCTCATTCAAGAAGCAATGGACCGTCTGATGGTAGGAAGAACCTCGTTCGTAATCGCGCATAGGCTGTCTACGATAAAGAATGCCGATATCATCCTCGTCATGAAGGACGGAGATATTATCGAGAGCGGCAATCACAAGGAACTGCTTGCTGCGAATGGCTTCTATGCCGATTTGTATAATAGCCAGTTTGAGACTGCGGAAGCTGCTCTGTAA